One Alkalinema sp. FACHB-956 DNA window includes the following coding sequences:
- a CDS encoding SH3 domain-containing protein, translating to MPKKFPLLTTIALLSLFTVSCGGDRATSNASSTPAPQQPASPTPVASTSPAPLPSASAPATPQANLTPQNESTAPTGTHAGTNDNTYLVQTQDGSALNVRADISTNAAIVGSIPNGTQVLMHLSDRSGEWLEVSAPGNLRGWVSAQYLVDRKGNVASPSLSAAAQRLANSTQANSTQDNTQDNPANESPSENASGKTYRVKTVDGTALNLRVSPQLGTDVVAKLPNGAIVTEVGTVGQWTEVVTSDGLRGYVATNYLVDN from the coding sequence ATGCCTAAGAAATTTCCCCTTCTTACCACGATCGCGCTACTGAGCCTGTTCACAGTGAGTTGTGGCGGCGATCGGGCTACCTCCAACGCCAGCAGCACCCCCGCCCCTCAGCAACCCGCCTCTCCAACCCCCGTTGCTTCCACCAGTCCCGCTCCCCTGCCATCGGCTTCCGCCCCCGCCACGCCCCAGGCAAATCTCACCCCTCAAAATGAATCCACCGCCCCAACGGGAACCCATGCGGGAACCAACGACAACACCTACCTTGTGCAAACCCAGGATGGATCAGCCTTAAATGTGCGGGCGGATATTTCCACCAATGCCGCGATCGTTGGTTCAATTCCCAATGGCACCCAAGTCCTGATGCACCTCAGCGATCGGAGTGGAGAATGGCTAGAAGTCTCGGCTCCCGGCAATCTGCGGGGCTGGGTTTCTGCCCAGTATCTGGTCGATCGTAAAGGCAACGTGGCCTCTCCCTCCCTTTCCGCAGCGGCCCAGCGTCTCGCCAACAGCACCCAAGCCAACAGCACTCAAGACAACACCCAAGACAACCCAGCCAACGAATCGCCCTCTGAAAATGCATCAGGCAAAACCTATCGAGTCAAAACCGTCGATGGGACAGCCTTGAACCTGCGCGTCAGCCCCCAATTGGGCACAGATGTCGTGGCCAAACTCCCCAATGGCGCGATCGTCACCGAAGTCGGTACTGTAGGGCAATGGACGGAAGTGGTGACTTCGGATGGGTTACGGGGCTATGTGGCGACCAACTATCTGGTAGACAACTAG
- a CDS encoding TIR domain-containing protein has product MSDVFISYSRKDKPFVQQLHGALSQQQRDIWIDWEDIPIAADWWQAIERGIESANIFLFILTPHSVLSTVCKQEIDHAVKCNKRLIPVVRDDQFDANLVHPALSRHNWLFFRESDDFQQMFKTLTLTIETDWEHVQQHTRLLVKAIEWERDRDDSFLLRGKDLETSEQWYIEAENKNPKPTELQHQYITKSRIVESANQRLAEIGLRTKRIIQVSTIVSLGTIVVAGLTLFFTVQKAREEVGHLNQDIARKELEIDVLRTQLARDTQTVSQELKKLGFSDEKIKSLQKAEPAILAQEFQQAKQADDCYQQTLKQLEKQINPGTSPAKIIATETEGKSPSPSNSGAGIQPPIAPNPTSPTAKPVLKRLQKITLQYTPIGVDAQHFKRVFTKLGFDQDIQPLSETTQIPNTILYGSGVSTEDVKIVAFAFIRAGITIRSIQPLSNGTSNNEANIIQVVTDNQFNHAEPLGPEKIFQQGLPLP; this is encoded by the coding sequence ATGTCTGACGTTTTTATCTCCTATTCCCGCAAGGATAAGCCCTTTGTCCAGCAACTCCATGGCGCTTTGTCGCAGCAACAACGCGATATTTGGATTGACTGGGAAGATATTCCGATCGCCGCAGATTGGTGGCAGGCCATTGAGCGCGGAATTGAGTCGGCCAATATTTTTCTGTTTATCCTGACACCCCACTCTGTTCTGTCTACTGTATGCAAGCAGGAAATTGACCATGCCGTAAAGTGTAACAAACGGCTGATTCCAGTGGTACGGGATGATCAGTTCGATGCCAACCTCGTCCATCCAGCCCTCAGCCGCCACAATTGGCTATTCTTTCGAGAAAGTGATGATTTTCAGCAAATGTTTAAGACGCTGACGCTGACGATCGAAACGGATTGGGAGCATGTGCAGCAACATACTCGATTATTAGTAAAAGCAATTGAATGGGAGCGCGATCGGGACGATAGTTTTTTGCTAAGGGGTAAGGATTTAGAAACGAGTGAACAATGGTATATAGAAGCAGAAAATAAAAATCCAAAACCGACGGAATTACAACATCAATATATTACTAAAAGTCGTATTGTAGAATCTGCCAATCAACGGCTAGCAGAAATTGGATTGCGGACGAAACGAATCATTCAAGTCAGTACAATTGTGTCGCTTGGAACGATCGTGGTTGCGGGGCTGACTCTGTTTTTCACCGTACAAAAAGCAAGGGAAGAAGTTGGCCATCTCAATCAAGACATTGCTAGAAAGGAACTAGAAATTGATGTCCTTCGCACCCAGTTAGCCCGCGATACCCAAACGGTCAGCCAGGAACTAAAAAAGCTCGGATTCTCAGACGAAAAAATTAAAAGCCTACAAAAGGCGGAACCCGCAATCCTAGCCCAGGAATTTCAGCAGGCCAAACAAGCCGATGATTGTTATCAGCAAACACTCAAGCAATTAGAAAAACAGATCAATCCTGGCACAAGCCCCGCTAAAATCATCGCTACGGAAACAGAGGGGAAATCACCCTCCCCATCCAATTCAGGAGCAGGGATTCAACCCCCGATCGCGCCCAACCCAACCTCACCAACGGCGAAACCCGTTCTCAAACGTCTGCAAAAAATTACGCTGCAATACACACCGATCGGCGTTGATGCACAGCATTTTAAACGAGTGTTTACTAAGTTGGGATTTGATCAGGACATTCAGCCCCTCTCCGAAACCACGCAAATACCCAATACTATTTTGTATGGTTCGGGTGTGAGTACTGAAGATGTCAAAATTGTTGCCTTTGCATTTATTCGTGCAGGCATCACTATTCGATCGATTCAACCTTTATCCAATGGCACTTCTAATAACGAAGCTAACATCATTCAAGTTGTTACAGATAATCAATTTAATCATGCAGAGCCCCTAGGCCCAGAGAAAATTTTTCAGCAAGGGTTGCCCCTGCCCTAG
- a CDS encoding MarR family transcriptional regulator has translation MMMTKRADEVAGSPSTLGIPVEQNGKKPTFIVTLRELVRTYQAFCAVDEPHIRSLGLTSPQFDVICTLGNTEGMMMHELAARTLVTKGTLTGIVDRLEAKGLVRREVPPNNRRCFIVKLTPEGNAVFERVFPEHMLFLKERFDQLNESELLGINSSLQKLRSIFQPIEEAEQG, from the coding sequence ATGATGATGACTAAACGTGCAGATGAGGTGGCAGGCAGTCCTTCGACGCTAGGCATCCCCGTTGAACAAAACGGAAAAAAGCCAACCTTTATAGTTACGCTGCGAGAGTTAGTGAGAACCTACCAAGCCTTTTGTGCAGTGGATGAACCCCACATTCGATCGCTGGGCTTAACCTCTCCCCAGTTTGATGTAATCTGCACCTTAGGCAATACCGAAGGCATGATGATGCATGAACTCGCTGCCAGAACGTTAGTCACCAAAGGAACACTGACGGGAATTGTCGATCGATTGGAAGCAAAAGGGTTAGTCCGGCGGGAAGTGCCCCCCAACAACCGTCGCTGCTTCATTGTTAAGCTGACCCCAGAAGGAAATGCGGTGTTTGAGCGGGTCTTTCCTGAACACATGTTGTTTTTGAAAGAGCGGTTTGATCAGCTCAATGAATCTGAATTGCTGGGAATTAATTCTTCGTTACAAAAGCTGCGATCGATTTTTCAACCGATCGAGGAAGCAGAGCAGGGGTAA
- a CDS encoding Crp/Fnr family transcriptional regulator, which produces MAQGSKIASIQQLAEVAIFQGLSLADLGELQPHGLIYDYAANEIVMMEGDRLLPRLYGLVQGALRLTRVGTSGKETILRVLLPGENFAAPALVGDGLAPATVTAMTDSQVLTIEREALFQQIRNQPEIAFRILEVYNQRLQQMHQTIHDLISERAIVRLARLLQQSLLSEQRLKGELPSLTFRLSHHHIARSIGITYEESVRLLRQMQEVVAYRRGGVITVLDRDALNAIAEGQWH; this is translated from the coding sequence ATGGCTCAAGGATCTAAGATTGCTTCAATTCAGCAACTGGCGGAAGTGGCGATTTTCCAAGGTTTATCCTTGGCGGATCTGGGGGAATTGCAGCCCCATGGGTTGATCTATGACTATGCTGCAAATGAAATTGTCATGATGGAGGGCGATCGACTGTTGCCTCGGCTGTATGGGTTGGTGCAGGGGGCGTTACGGTTGACGCGGGTGGGGACTTCGGGGAAGGAGACGATTTTGCGGGTATTGTTGCCGGGGGAGAATTTTGCTGCGCCTGCGTTGGTGGGGGATGGCTTGGCTCCGGCGACGGTGACGGCCATGACGGATTCCCAAGTACTGACGATCGAACGGGAGGCGTTGTTTCAGCAAATTCGCAATCAGCCAGAGATTGCATTTCGGATTTTGGAGGTGTACAACCAGCGTTTGCAGCAGATGCACCAAACGATTCATGATTTGATTTCTGAGCGGGCGATTGTTCGGTTGGCGAGATTGTTGCAGCAGAGTTTGCTTTCTGAACAACGGCTGAAGGGGGAGCTGCCATCGTTAACGTTCCGGCTGTCTCACCATCACATTGCCCGGAGCATTGGGATTACCTATGAGGAGTCGGTGCGGCTCCTGCGGCAGATGCAGGAGGTAGTGGCCTATCGGCGGGGCGGCGTGATTACGGTGCTCGATCGGGATGCGTTAAATGCGATCGCGGAAGGGCAGTGGCATTAG
- a CDS encoding pentapeptide repeat-containing protein, whose amino-acid sequence MSRTDASTGIFSSVFSSNNSFWSLGVFSGRNWVARLLIGGVIVLLAIALVLLDGRAVALAQSKTINYSSTDLTGRDFSKEDLQGAVFVSAELRNAKFQGANLKGAMFTKANLLGADLSDTDLTDALLDRVTFYKANLRNAVLTGATMTLTMMDEADVTNADFTDAIVDRYVVKQLCDRASGTNPITGIETRESLGCRD is encoded by the coding sequence ATGTCTCGCACTGACGCTTCCACTGGCATTTTTTCTAGTGTTTTTTCTAGCAACAACTCTTTTTGGAGCCTAGGCGTTTTTTCTGGGCGGAATTGGGTTGCTCGGCTATTGATTGGGGGAGTCATTGTCCTGTTGGCGATCGCCCTAGTGTTGCTCGATGGCAGAGCCGTTGCCTTGGCCCAATCCAAAACGATTAATTATTCCAGTACGGACTTAACGGGGCGCGATTTTTCCAAGGAAGATCTGCAAGGGGCGGTATTTGTCAGTGCAGAGTTACGTAATGCCAAGTTTCAAGGAGCGAACCTCAAAGGGGCAATGTTTACGAAAGCCAATTTGTTAGGTGCTGACTTAAGTGATACCGACTTGACGGATGCTTTACTCGATCGCGTCACATTCTATAAAGCCAATCTACGCAACGCGGTTTTAACCGGGGCAACCATGACGCTGACCATGATGGATGAAGCGGATGTCACGAATGCCGACTTTACCGATGCCATTGTCGATCGCTACGTTGTCAAGCAACTCTGCGATCGTGCCTCCGGCACCAATCCAATTACAGGCATTGAGACGCGGGAAAGCTTGGGGTGCCGTGATTAG
- a CDS encoding response regulator transcription factor, translating into MIRLLLVDDQDLFRQGLASLLTIEEDLQVVGQAGNGQEAIDFCSESQPDVILMDVRMPICDGVKATQEIHQRYPWIRILVLTTFDEDEYIWQSLQAGAMGYLLKSTPSNQVANAIRSLHQGHSQLGPTIAPKVFAQINPTLTNKESQRHLFSERELEVLMLLGQGHNNREIAQTLHLTEGTVKNHITRILSQLGMRDRTQAALWAQKNLMD; encoded by the coding sequence ATGATTCGGTTGTTGTTAGTCGATGATCAAGACTTATTTCGCCAGGGATTGGCTTCCCTGCTGACGATCGAAGAAGATTTACAGGTGGTGGGGCAGGCGGGCAATGGCCAAGAAGCGATCGACTTTTGCAGTGAGTCCCAGCCCGACGTGATTTTGATGGATGTCCGGATGCCCATTTGTGATGGGGTCAAGGCAACCCAGGAAATTCACCAGCGTTATCCTTGGATTCGGATTTTGGTACTGACGACGTTTGATGAGGATGAGTATATTTGGCAGTCCCTCCAAGCGGGAGCCATGGGCTATTTGCTAAAAAGTACCCCGTCTAACCAAGTGGCCAATGCCATTCGTTCCTTGCATCAGGGGCATAGCCAACTGGGGCCGACGATCGCGCCCAAGGTCTTCGCCCAAATTAACCCCACGCTGACTAATAAAGAATCCCAGCGTCATTTATTTAGTGAACGGGAACTGGAGGTTCTGATGTTGCTGGGTCAAGGTCATAACAATCGCGAAATCGCCCAAACTTTGCACTTGACTGAAGGCACGGTAAAAAATCACATTACACGAATTCTGAGTCAACTAGGAATGCGCGATCGCACCCAAGCCGCTCTCTGGGCACAAAAAAATCTTATGGACTAA
- a CDS encoding mannose-1-phosphate guanylyltransferase, which translates to MTQPLISVILAGGKGERFWPLSRKHRPKQFLSLDGSGESLLQTTAQRLLKPAQGWENLWVITASHLADAVRAQLPDLPPENLLVEPEGRDTAPAVAWSTLEVAKRYGDQAVVGFFPADHWIDDADRFAETLLAAQHLALQESAIVTLGIQPTYASTGYGYIEQGKAIAQYEAATGNTYPASQVVRFTEKPDRTTAEDFIQQGCFSWNAGMFVFQAKTALQELRQHAPEILEPLEAQGTAAYGEVPKKSIDYALMEKTQRACVLPVTFGWDDLGDWGAIERLLKSDNPNVELAQHVGLDTRGALFYATQEDDLIVTIGLEDTVIVRDGKVTLIVKKDRTQEIKSVLKTLQGNPAYQDFL; encoded by the coding sequence ATGACCCAACCCCTGATTTCCGTAATTTTGGCTGGTGGTAAGGGGGAGCGCTTTTGGCCCCTGAGTCGCAAGCATCGCCCTAAGCAGTTCCTCAGCCTGGATGGCAGCGGTGAAAGCCTCCTCCAAACCACTGCCCAGCGTTTACTCAAGCCGGCCCAAGGCTGGGAAAACCTCTGGGTGATTACGGCCTCTCACCTGGCAGATGCTGTGCGGGCGCAGTTACCGGATTTGCCTCCCGAAAATCTGTTGGTGGAACCGGAAGGACGGGATACAGCTCCAGCGGTGGCCTGGAGTACATTAGAAGTGGCCAAACGCTACGGGGATCAAGCTGTGGTGGGGTTTTTCCCAGCGGATCATTGGATTGATGATGCCGATCGCTTTGCGGAAACCCTGCTGGCTGCCCAACATTTAGCACTCCAAGAGTCAGCGATCGTCACCTTGGGGATCCAACCCACCTATGCGTCAACGGGTTACGGCTACATCGAGCAAGGCAAAGCGATCGCCCAGTACGAGGCAGCAACGGGCAATACCTATCCCGCTAGCCAAGTGGTGCGCTTTACCGAAAAACCCGATCGAACTACCGCTGAAGACTTCATCCAGCAAGGCTGCTTTAGCTGGAATGCGGGCATGTTTGTCTTTCAGGCCAAAACCGCGCTGCAAGAGCTGCGCCAGCACGCCCCTGAAATTTTGGAACCGCTGGAGGCGCAGGGGACTGCTGCCTATGGCGAAGTCCCGAAAAAAAGTATTGATTATGCCTTGATGGAAAAAACCCAGCGGGCTTGTGTGTTACCCGTCACCTTTGGTTGGGATGACCTCGGGGATTGGGGGGCGATCGAACGACTGCTGAAAAGTGACAATCCCAATGTCGAGTTAGCGCAGCATGTGGGTTTAGATACTCGGGGGGCCTTGTTCTACGCCACTCAAGAGGATGACCTGATTGTGACGATCGGTCTGGAAGATACGGTGATTGTGCGGGATGGCAAAGTAACGTTGATCGTGAAAAAGGATCGCACCCAGGAAATCAAATCCGTGTTGAAGACCTTGCAGGGCAATCCCGCCTATCAAGATTTTCTGTAG
- a CDS encoding sensor histidine kinase: MSPATSMPERVSASPSIRRILRYVEWTVLTVIFIVILVTPRLTPWQQLPTWMVFPFLGMIAAMSFWMPLDQPAWQRRSYVLVEILLVFACQVAGFNFDILLYLFIAKSCFLLSRRDVAITVIGIGCFWLPFQVMLFPHSVEFIQRFNQPQEIHKLVFSNVINYIGSYITASVFVLLFSYTIVAEYKSRQRAEILAQEVETLAATLERTRIAQEIHDSLGHTLTTLDIQLEVAQKMRDRDPKIALQAVDTAKQLASQSLQDVRHALQTLRSSTVNLNDAVLDLVEQTRQHSPFTIQTHLDLPPLPLQASHQLYCVIKESLMNVQKHALASQVVLNSRTTAEEIDLSIADDGVGFNMNLPYSGFGLRGMQERIESLGGKIHIKSNPNQGTEITINLPRSSLSAESPCCSVNWLAGIAQRSDNFPVKTMGSSIIFMMISMASSCFQALD; this comes from the coding sequence ATGTCACCTGCTACCTCCATGCCCGAACGGGTTTCAGCCTCTCCCTCCATCCGACGCATTCTGCGCTATGTCGAGTGGACAGTCCTCACCGTCATTTTCATCGTGATTCTTGTCACCCCCCGGTTGACCCCTTGGCAGCAGTTACCCACTTGGATGGTATTTCCCTTCCTCGGAATGATTGCCGCGATGAGCTTTTGGATGCCCCTAGACCAACCTGCTTGGCAACGCCGCAGCTATGTCTTAGTTGAAATCCTCTTAGTCTTCGCCTGTCAGGTTGCTGGATTTAACTTTGATATTCTACTATATCTTTTCATTGCCAAAAGTTGTTTTCTTCTCAGTCGGCGGGACGTTGCTATTACGGTTATCGGTATTGGATGTTTCTGGCTCCCCTTCCAAGTGATGCTATTTCCCCATAGCGTTGAATTTATTCAACGATTTAACCAGCCCCAGGAAATCCATAAACTTGTCTTTAGTAATGTAATTAATTACATTGGTTCCTACATTACTGCCAGTGTCTTTGTCCTGTTGTTTAGTTATACGATCGTCGCGGAGTACAAAAGTCGCCAACGGGCCGAAATCCTCGCCCAGGAAGTGGAAACCCTCGCCGCAACCCTGGAACGCACCCGCATCGCCCAGGAAATCCACGACTCCCTCGGCCACACCCTCACCACCCTGGATATCCAACTGGAAGTGGCTCAAAAAATGCGCGATCGCGATCCCAAAATTGCCCTGCAAGCTGTAGACACTGCCAAACAACTGGCCAGCCAATCCCTCCAAGATGTGCGCCATGCCCTGCAAACCCTGCGATCGTCCACCGTCAATCTTAACGACGCTGTCCTCGACCTTGTGGAACAAACCCGTCAGCATAGCCCCTTTACCATCCAAACCCATCTGGATCTGCCACCCCTGCCCCTTCAGGCCAGTCATCAACTCTACTGCGTCATCAAAGAAAGCCTAATGAATGTGCAAAAACATGCCCTAGCGAGTCAGGTGGTACTGAACAGCCGCACCACCGCCGAGGAAATTGATTTATCGATCGCCGATGATGGTGTGGGATTTAACATGAATCTGCCCTATTCAGGCTTTGGCCTCCGGGGAATGCAGGAACGGATTGAATCCCTAGGCGGTAAAATTCACATCAAAAGCAATCCCAACCAAGGCACCGAAATCACCATTAACCTGCCTCGGAGCAGCCTCTCCGCTGAATCCCCCTGCTGTTCGGTCAACTGGCTTGCGGGTATCGCCCAGCGATCGGATAATTTTCCAGTGAAAACTATGGGTTCTAGTATTATTTTTATGATGATCAGCATGGCAAGTTCTTGTTTCCAAGCTTTGGATTAA
- a CDS encoding DUF3370 domain-containing protein: MLSFLSGLIVAQATPAPTPRETLRPQEMRSLPGQLDNIPVFNSNSPELVLKEGILLSTFPKAGKRVPEAHLNYAFSGRFDLFAHHIAKGTPENLRTLYLGVLVQNPGSQPVTIDLLQAASYLSQPDAPFIDLPPYVNNAEGTVYSGPGSRITHEVLRGKRQDLFPPTLTLAPGESQMLMNLPIPVKTLTPPLNGRSSLLKLRSTGPVYLASMALFAKDDATGQERPPTLAEWADLLQTGELSTPRDRVPTPIEQTTGQVIYGRVAGVSLGAEWKAVVTDPGQPNLKIPQPGNAFSYGLSLLNRGTLGTQQNQSAKMLVRYPDTAYQSHGNYVVRYSLTLPLVNPSDRTQAVAIMVETPLKREDTQQGLRFFDPLPRQVFFRGSVRLRYTDDEGLPQLRNVHLVQRRGQAGEPLVVMNLRSQERRLVQFDFLYPPDATPPQVLTVQTLNRQ; this comes from the coding sequence ATGCTGTCTTTTCTTTCCGGTCTCATCGTGGCTCAGGCAACCCCGGCTCCCACCCCACGGGAAACTTTACGGCCCCAGGAAATGCGCAGTTTACCGGGGCAACTGGATAATATCCCGGTTTTTAACAGCAACAGCCCAGAATTGGTCTTGAAGGAAGGCATTCTTCTGTCTACCTTTCCCAAGGCTGGCAAACGAGTCCCCGAGGCCCACCTCAACTACGCATTTTCGGGACGCTTTGATCTGTTTGCCCACCACATTGCCAAGGGCACGCCCGAGAACCTGCGGACTCTTTACCTAGGCGTTCTGGTGCAAAATCCTGGTTCCCAGCCCGTTACGATCGACCTTTTGCAAGCCGCCAGTTACCTCAGCCAACCCGACGCTCCTTTTATCGATCTGCCGCCCTACGTTAATAATGCAGAAGGGACTGTCTATTCTGGCCCCGGTAGTCGGATTACCCATGAAGTGCTGCGGGGCAAGCGTCAAGATCTCTTTCCGCCCACGCTGACTCTGGCACCGGGCGAGAGCCAGATGCTCATGAACCTACCGATTCCGGTCAAAACCTTAACTCCCCCCTTAAATGGCCGATCGAGCCTGCTGAAATTGCGCAGTACAGGCCCCGTTTACCTCGCCAGTATGGCTTTGTTCGCCAAGGATGATGCGACTGGCCAGGAACGCCCCCCTACCCTGGCAGAATGGGCTGATCTACTCCAAACAGGTGAGCTATCCACCCCCCGCGATCGCGTTCCTACCCCGATCGAGCAAACCACGGGCCAGGTCATTTACGGTCGGGTGGCGGGAGTTTCCCTGGGGGCAGAATGGAAGGCTGTGGTGACTGACCCCGGACAGCCCAACCTGAAAATTCCTCAACCCGGCAATGCGTTTTCCTATGGCCTCAGTTTGCTCAATCGCGGTACCCTAGGGACCCAGCAGAACCAAAGCGCCAAAATGCTTGTGCGCTATCCCGATACGGCCTATCAGTCCCACGGGAATTACGTCGTCCGCTACAGTCTGACCTTACCCTTGGTTAATCCCAGCGATCGCACTCAGGCCGTGGCAATTATGGTGGAAACCCCCCTCAAACGCGAAGATACTCAACAGGGATTGCGCTTTTTTGACCCGTTACCGCGTCAGGTCTTTTTCCGAGGATCGGTGCGCCTTCGCTATACCGATGATGAGGGATTACCCCAATTGCGGAATGTTCATTTAGTGCAACGCCGCGGTCAGGCTGGGGAACCTCTGGTTGTCATGAATCTACGATCTCAGGAACGGCGGCTGGTGCAATTTGATTTTCTCTATCCTCCTGATGCCACTCCCCCGCAGGTCCTCACGGTACAAACTCTCAACCGTCAATAA
- a CDS encoding LCP family protein — protein sequence MTVVPKWRSPLIQSVAQGLSLVLTAVVAAGAGSFLAVTMPLPGAIPPQEGQRLLGDLIKSGFQYQITRPVTVLVMGIDRVPDAKEGSDEIFSGRSDTMLLLRIDPVQQTVNLLSIPRDTQVDIPGIGVTKINQANASGGPALAKQVVNQTLNNIEVDRYVRVSTDAFKELVDQLGGVKVYVPEDMSYQDKTQKLFIDLKKGWQTLDGNQAEQFARFRHDSFGDIGRVQRQQTLLKALRSQVSSPMVFPRVPGILSTMQKYIDTNLSFEEMLALVNFGLKLDQKNVKMVMLPGRFSAPNEFRASYWIMNEAGRDRVMKQYFDQGSSTAEETSIASLRIAVQNASSNPNAGQEVVGELLQLGYTNVFAIEPWSETQKQTQIIVQGGQLESAEMLKKMLHLGSVEASSTGDLESDLTLRIGDDWNRQKPSANPAAKSANPQ from the coding sequence GTGACTGTGGTTCCAAAATGGCGCTCACCCCTGATCCAATCCGTCGCCCAAGGGCTATCGTTAGTGCTGACTGCCGTGGTTGCGGCGGGGGCTGGATCTTTTTTAGCCGTTACGATGCCTCTCCCAGGAGCCATCCCGCCCCAAGAAGGACAGCGCCTACTGGGCGATCTGATTAAGAGCGGCTTTCAGTACCAAATTACTCGACCTGTAACTGTGCTGGTGATGGGGATCGATCGCGTGCCCGATGCCAAGGAAGGCAGCGACGAGATTTTTTCTGGCCGTAGCGATACGATGCTGCTCCTGCGGATTGATCCGGTGCAGCAAACGGTCAACTTGTTGTCAATTCCCCGCGATACCCAAGTGGATATTCCGGGCATTGGCGTTACCAAAATCAACCAAGCCAACGCCAGTGGTGGGCCAGCCCTCGCTAAACAGGTCGTCAACCAAACCCTGAATAACATTGAAGTCGATCGCTACGTGCGGGTCAGCACCGATGCCTTTAAGGAACTGGTGGATCAACTGGGGGGCGTCAAGGTGTACGTTCCGGAAGATATGTCCTACCAGGACAAAACCCAGAAGCTTTTCATCGATCTCAAGAAAGGCTGGCAAACCCTGGATGGCAACCAAGCGGAGCAATTTGCCCGGTTCCGCCACGATAGCTTTGGCGACATTGGCCGGGTGCAACGGCAGCAGACCTTACTGAAGGCACTGCGATCGCAGGTGAGTTCACCGATGGTCTTTCCCCGCGTGCCCGGAATTTTGAGCACGATGCAAAAGTATATTGATACGAATCTCAGCTTTGAGGAAATGCTGGCCTTGGTCAACTTCGGCCTCAAGTTGGATCAGAAAAACGTCAAGATGGTGATGCTACCCGGACGATTTAGTGCCCCCAACGAATTTCGGGCCAGCTACTGGATCATGAACGAAGCAGGCCGCGATCGGGTCATGAAGCAGTACTTTGACCAAGGCAGCAGCACTGCTGAAGAAACCTCGATCGCCAGCCTACGCATTGCCGTACAAAATGCTTCCAGTAACCCCAATGCAGGTCAAGAGGTGGTGGGTGAATTGCTGCAATTGGGCTATACCAATGTCTTTGCGATCGAACCCTGGTCAGAAACCCAAAAACAAACCCAAATCATTGTCCAGGGAGGCCAATTGGAATCGGCGGAAATGCTGAAGAAAATGCTGCACCTAGGCTCTGTGGAGGCCAGTTCAACGGGGGACTTGGAATCTGACTTGACCCTACGCATCGGGGATGACTGGAATCGCCAGAAGCCATCGGCCAACCCTGCCGCCAAATCCGCCAATCCCCAGTAA